The nucleotide window tggCAAATTATCCAACGGATATTAACCGTCAACTTTACATAAAGACAACTAATCACAACTAATCACGATTCATATGCATTTATGATTTATATCTCATATCATGCAGGGCATGTTATTTGCAAAGCTAATGCTCAAGTCTCCTTCATTGTCATTAATTAACCTAAAAATGATGCATAAATTACTTTCTTTCTCTGATAGTTAAGATTTAAGGCTGCTTTTTGTATTCGCTCTTAAGTTATGCGACCTATCATGAAACAGGAGCATGAAGCAGAAGGGAAGGCCTATGAAGAGATCCAAAAATGTCCGGAAGATGAAGGCAAGAGCAAAAGCCATATCCGCTAAAGAGAAATGTGCTGTGAAGATTGCGAAAAATGAAGACAAAAAAGTGAGAGTTCTGTCTGCAAAAACACTCTATGAATGATTTGTTGGACGCCTCCTATCattagttttgaaaattttacttATTGATCTTGCTAGCATTTAGTATATAGTTTTGTTGTTCATGTATTATTAATTCAAGTGCGTTCTGTTTTCGATCTCCCGTTATATATAAGATAGAGATAGTCTTTCTTTTTGCTGCTACCTTAGACACATATggaataactttttttttttcttataaactAATGTATCAATCTTGAATTTAGGTAATGCATtccatttttaaatttattgatcCAAGGAGAAATCCTCTTATTTTATTCTGTGAAGATGAATCCTCATTTGAAGGGATAATTGCTTCAATGTAAATTATGgattatgtgatttttttttattttatatttcaatattttgGTGGTGTTTTTTGATGATCGTGttttgcataattcagaacATATTTTGTCATACTTTAGTGGTCAAagtcaaaagaaaaatacaaagtgAAAGATAATTTGTTTATCCAATGTGACAAAGCGATGAAATATTCCGTCTTAAGGTGTGTTCTACTGGGCAATAAAAACGAGTTGGAATTTTTTGTGACGAAATTATGTGTTTTTATACAAGGAGTTCCTTTATACAATTTTCTGCCCCAACATACTTTTCAACCATATGCTTGGATGGGCTGAAATTGTACATAGATGAGTTTGATAgaattatatttacaatttatTCATGTAAAGTTTTCCCCTATTTTGATCccttaataaaatattgagaaggTTAAATGGTGTagaaatttttatagataaatatattatagtgtataaaattattagtaGATTTCATTAAATGCTTGGTTAAGGGATATAGATGTCAGATATGGAAAACACTAGGCCTATGTCTGTGATTAGCTAGTCAAATAGGTTTCAATTTCAACTTAGTATTGTCACATTAGTCATTTACAATATTAGTTTCCAAAGTTTATTGAAATAATCCTACTAcgattacaaaaaaattagtcattaatattcTATAGTATAGATTAtatgttgaaaaataaaatatacaataaaatatataaaataacatataaatatgtataaataaagtTGTTGGAATTAAATATAAACACTAAATCGAAACAATGAGATTCGATTTTTATATGCATGTAAATCGAACCAATTCAGTTTAATTTATAATGATACATGGCCATTTAGGTAAATTGAATCCAATGGGGTCGATTTAGTACGTATTACACTATGTGAGTAAATCGAATGCACTTAATTCGATTTATACATTACTGACGTTTATAAATACGAGTTCAACGTGAAATTTTCACAATAGTGAGATTCACAATGGCTAGTGATGAGAGTTTTGTAGTTCTTGTGCACTATAGAGGGTcctttaagaaaaaaaatgcgaTCAAGTATTAAGTTTACTAATAAGGACCCGCTGAGTATTTTTCTCAAACTTTCGACAAGTTTTGCTGAGTTTAAGGATACTATACTCCGAAACTAGGTCTGCTTGGCGGCAAACGGGTGGAAAAGTTGTTCTATAGAATCCCCATATCCGTGTTATGCGATGATATGAAGTATGATTCAATTGTTATTGGCAGTGACGAAGACTTGCAAGTTCTGCACTATTGTTGTTGTCAGTTTTTCGAGATGAGGACTCCGAAACTGTTGGCTAAGCTTGTAGATGTGGTATCTAGTTCTGGAGGTTCGAATCGGAATCCTCAATCCTCAAGACATCTAGCTTGCTCTAGTTCCATGCCTGTTGGTGCCTCGTCGGTTGCGCCGGTCATTGCACCTGAGGTAGTTTTAGTTGCTTCTCCTTTCTTTGCATTTAGTCTAAACCGCAGTGATGATGCCGGAGTTGGTGAGACTGGACCGTTGGGGGAGGTAGCATTTGCGACGCCCGGTTCTCCTGCAATGGTCCCAGTCTTCAGAGAGGTTGGAGTACCCGATAGGGTTGAGGATGCACTGcataatgatgataatgatgatgatgatgtggagCCCGCAACAATAGCGAATGATAGTGACGATGACACACCACGGCCGACTCCAGCTGTGGGTGGGAGAGCATCTAGTTTGGGTACTAATCAGTTCTCCCCGTACTTCTCAACTTTGGACTTGGATGCCATGGCACCTTAGGGGGATCCGGGAGTACCTGTTGGGTTCGGAGCTAAAGAGACACAGACTACAGGAGTTATATCTGAATTTCAAGTTGGTCAATAGTTTCAGGATAAAGAAAATTCGTGTTAAGCGTGAAGACTTACAGCGTTTTCCGTGGGGTTGAGTACAAGGTATTGGAATCCGATAATCGCAAGTACTATGACAAGTACAAGGAGTTTGGCAGCGGGTGCGCATGACTCATTTGGGTTAGCCTCCGCCAGTGTAGAGTTATTTGGGAGGTAAAACTATACAATGGTCCTCACACTTGTCTAGCCACATCGATATCTAGTAATCACATGAAGCTTGATTATCATGTCATATCGGCCTTCATACTGTCCATGATTAGAGTTGATGCTGCCGTCTCGATCAAGGTATTGTAGAATGTCACGAAGGCACACTTTGGGTTTAGACCGACTTACAGGAGGGTTTGGATGGCTAAACAGAAAGTCGTTACCCAGATTTACGGAGATTGGGAGGAGTCATACAATGACTTGCCACGATGGGTATTGGGTGTTCAGATCACGATGCTAGGTAGTGTTGCAGTGTTAAAGACGAGTCCTGTACGGGTTGGTGGGCAGGTGGATGACTCTACATCTTATTTTCATCGGCTTTTTTGGACATTCCAACCGTGTATTGAGGCATTTTGACATTGCAAGCCGTTGATTAGTATGGACGGTACCCACCTGTATGGGAAATACGACAATACACTGTTGGTCGTGATTGCACAAGACGTAAACTCCAACATCATTCCTATTGCATTTGCACTTGTGGAGAGGAAGAATGTAGAGTCGTGGTCATTCTTTCTATCTCACCTACGACATGTAACCCCTCAGCTAAGTATACTTGTCATATCAGATAGATACAATGGGATAAAGGCTGCATTGAAAGCTCCTGACGGTGGCTAGCTTCCGCCTACTGCATATAGGGCTTTTTGCATCTAACACGTGGGTGCGAATTTTGCACTGAATTTCAAGGGCAAGGATGCATGGAGGTGGTTAGTGAATGTTATTTATGCCAAGGTCGAGGTCGAGTTCCACTACTGGTTTGACATTCTTTGTGCCGAAGATCCTGCTATGTGCGACTGTGCTAATTGGATTGACTATGCACATTAGACTCAGCATCGGGACGAATTCGGAGATTTGGGCACATGACTACGAATATATCTGAGTGTGTGAACTCGATACTAAAGGATGTGAGGAACCATCGAGTCTGTGCGTTAGTGAAGGCCACTTACGGGATATTGGCCGAGCTATTTGTCCAGAAAGACAGAGAGGTCGAGGCACATTTAGAAACAGGGAAGCTGTTTAGTTAGCATCTGATTAGGGCAATTGAGGCAAATCTGAAGGCCTCAAGGTGTTTCACGGTGACTTTGTATGACAGAGACAACTCAGAGTTTACTGTGGCAGAGACCACTCCGACAGGGAGTTTTTCACTGGGCACATATAGAacatagttgtcagaaccgaacCAGTAATCGAACCGATCAGGTCACTGGGTCACTGAGTTACTGGTTCAACCGGTGGATCACTGGTTGAACCGATTAACCCGGTCCCACATAagtaaaacatataaaatagctaaaaacttaaaaattaacagtTAAAAAACATATCTCCAATAACATTTTAATAAGCATTAAATCTCAAATCCTAAAAATAAGTAATacgaaaataaacataaaatttgtTAGTACTATTACATAAACAACTCAATTTAACACAATGAAAATAACAATTCATGGATTATATCTAAGGAGTAATTTCAAAGTCTGGATGTCTTTCTTCATCTGACAAATCTGGAGCTACATCCGGATTGGTTTCATTTGCATTTTCCACATAATTATTATTAGCTTCATCATCATCTCGATCATCTTCCAGATTCAATTGATCTAGTTTTCAATAATGtttcataaatcataatcaataataagaCAAAACATTTGGTTAAAGCATTACAAAATCATCCCTAACAAAAACATACCCAAATCATCTAAAGCTAATTGAAGAGACATATTTGCAAGATCATTCCGTAAAGAATTAACTTCTCCAGGGGTTAAAAATGGTGGTGAATCTTCCATTATCCATTCCAAATGATCCTCAAATGCATCAAGACAAATTGGATCGTAAAACGCTTTCTCATTCGGTTCCTATATTATCAATTAACTTGATTATTCTTATTatgactaaaaatttaaaataatgccttcaagaaagaataataaaaagtacCTTTGTTGTAGCCTTAAGTTGTAATAAACATAAACAAGATCAATAAGCTTTTGATGCTCTAACCGATTCCTTTTCTTTGAGTGAATGTGTTCAAAAATGCTCCAGTTACGCTCACAACCTGAAGAACTACAACTTTGACTCAAAACACGAATCACTAACTTTTGCAAATTTGATGCTCCACATCCATAAGATTCCCACCATTGATCTTAACATAAAAAGGAAATAATATATCACAATCATAAaagactaattttaataaaaaaatttaccagGCATCACTGTGCTTCGGTCACGTATTGCAGACTGTCTTCCAAAGTCTCCTTCAGCATTCTTAAAGATTCTCGTCTCACTTGTCAATTTAGAAATCATATCTGCATCACCGTAAGCATATCTCTCAATGACATCTAGTAGGCCAGAGGTTGTTTGCTTGTGCTTTTCAAATTCTGCAGCATTAAATTGAAAAGCTGGATTTAACCAATAACCAGAAGCATGAAGGTTTCTTTTAAGTTGTGAATCTCAACGTGAATCTAAAATCTTCAAATATGGATCAACAACCCTCTTTCGTTTTTGAAACCTCTTCACCATCTCTTCCATAACCTTATAAATAGCTTGATAAAGGAAACTCATTGCAGCTCTATCTTCACTATCCACAATACGCAATACACGAACAAGTGGCTCAATAAGCTTAACAATATCAGTGCATTGATTCCAAAATTTAGAATCTAAGACTTGATCCACAAACTTTTTTGCTTTGACTTCTTTAGAGTAAGCTGAGCTTCTCCATTCTCTAGATGTCACCATAGCTCTCAATGCATCCTTTTGAGCCAAAATACTTTGCAAAGCAATGAAAAAGTGGCGAATCGAGTTGGAGCTGGACGAAGTATTTCTCGTCTGCCTGTGAACTTTCTCATCAAGTACAAAGAATGGCAGTGATTATAGATATACTTTGTAATCATTGAAGCTTGTGACACAGTTTCACTCACTTCCACTAACTTTCCAATATCCTGCAACATCAGATTAACACAATGTGCCACACAAGGAGACCAACACAATCTACGAAACTCCGATTCCGACAACCTTCCAGCAGCAAGGTAATTTGCAGCATTATCCGTCACTATATGTACAACATTCTCAAGACCCACAAATAACACAACATCCTTAAGCAACTTAAACAAAGCCTCAGTAGTTTTCGAGATACGATAAGCATCAACTGACTTTAGGAAAACAGTTCCTTTAGGGCAATAAAccaagaaattaattaaagtaCGCCTACAACGATCAGTCCATCCATCAGCCATGATAGTACATCCAGTTTGTTTCCAAATCACGCGATAATCTTCAATCATCTTCTTTACATCTTCAACCAATTTACTCAACAAATATCCACGAACTATTTCATAATTTGGCCCTTTATACCATGCACCCATGTTTGCTATAGCATCGATCATCGACTGATAATAAGCTGAATTAACCGCATTGAATGGCACAGAGGCATCCATCATCCATCTTGCAATAGCAATATCACACTTCTCCACAATTTCTTTGCTTTGGAGAACACTTTTGATAGTTGGTTGAGCTCCAGGTGTTGCTGCCGGTGGAAAAAAGGATTGTAATCCCTTGAGTTATTTTCCAACTCCCTTTCTAGAACTAGGTGCTGGAATTCTTGATGCTTGTTGTTGTCGCATCTCATTACGTTCAATCTTATCAAATTCCCTTTCAACTTCATGACAAGtattataactttttgtatATTCTTCTTaagttttccttttcttggttAGAAGATCATCAATATTTTGATTGAATTGGTGTCTCACCACAGCTGGCACCTTTCGACATGCCTCAATATCTCCGCATTTTCCAGCCAAATGATGCTTTACCCGGTTAATTCCTCCACCCCTAATAAGCTTCTCGCAATAAATACATAACAAAACAGTTTTTTCTTTATCCACAACTTGTTTACAATGGCCCCATGCAGGGTCAGTTTTTCCtctattactatttttttgggTTTCAATTGTTGGATCAGGAGTTAATTCTTGTTCATAAGAAGTTGGTGTTTCTGATGGTGTATTTGATGAAGCCATCCTAAATTCCTAATCAACCAGGACTAAATGACTAATCAACAATCTAACAACAATGGATAATCAACAATCAAGAGAGATCAAAATCAAATAGAATAATCAACAATCTAAATTCTaacagaaataaaatagaaatcaaCATACATAATCAatcattaatcaattaattctaactaaaactaaagtacaaaattattgaaaatttaaaatcttgaataacttaaaaaaataaaaacttaaaaatacaTACCTGGAGGGACAAGCAGAGAAGAGGGATTGAGGGAGACCGGAGGTGATGACTGACAAGCAGGAGGCGACGAGCAGAGAAGAGGGACTGAGGGAGACCGAAGGCGACGACTAACGAGCAGGAGGCGATGAGCAGTAGGCGACGAACAATATCAATAGCAGGAGGCGACTTGAATCTTCGATGGAGGTGCTTCTGGGCTGTTGTGGCTGGCGCACTGTGATGGTTGCCTCCTGCCACGACGGTGAGCCGGGTGAGGTGGCTGAACGGGTCTCTCTCACATTTTCTGTCTCAAACTCTCAACTCTCAGGTAGTCTCTCATGGAGTCATGGCCAAAAGGTTTGGGAAGGGAAACAGGAAAAGGGGATAGAGGCAGGAGGCTCGAGCTAGGGTTTTCAGTTTCAGCAGCTCAGTTTACTTTactgagttttttttattttaatcgaAACGACGTTATTTCAAGGGAATAAAAAAGAGTTCGAATCGGTCCAGGTTAACTGAAACCCGCTGGCTCACCAGTTTTGGCCAAACCCGGCCGGTTCAAACCGGGTCATTCCGGTTCGCTTCCTTGTTCGGTCAGAAAGCTCACCCAGACCAATTATGTCATCGGTTCACCGGGTTTTCGGTCCGACCGGGCCGTTCGATTCGGTTCCGATAACACTGATATAGAGTATTCCTCACCGACCAGACATGTGATTGTGCCTATTTCCAGGCACTTCATTATCCTTGTCGTCATGCCTTGTTTGTTGTGCATATGCACACCTAACCTGGTCCACCTACGTACACGAGGTGTATCACCTTA belongs to Arachis duranensis cultivar V14167 chromosome 8, aradu.V14167.gnm2.J7QH, whole genome shotgun sequence and includes:
- the LOC107462521 gene encoding uncharacterized protein LOC107462521 (The sequence of the model RefSeq protein was modified relative to this genomic sequence to represent the inferred CDS: added 8 bases not found in genome assembly), translating into MAKNRNKKKRNGAVSMDTTETSVSEAAQGFMVGVAPMDTSESGDQSTFSAATNMSMKQKGRPMKRSKNVRKMKARAKAISAKEKCAVKIAKNEDKKVRVLSAKTLYE
- the LOC107462518 gene encoding uncharacterized protein LOC107462518, with product MRHQHGMPLDDRIVLYLQMAGLYYLARLNETWFRLDEPLVERWRPEMHTFHMPFGECTITLQDVTYQLGLPIDATPGAQPTIKSVLQSKEIVEKCDIAIARWMMDASVPFNAVNSAYYQSMIDAIANMGAWYKGPNYEIVRGYLLSKLVEDVKKMIEDYRVIWKQTGCTIMADGWTDRCRRTLINFLVYCPKGTVFLKSVDAYRISKTTEALFKLLKDVVLFVGLENVVHIVTDNAANYLAAGRLSESEFRRLCWSPCVAHCVNLMLQDIGKQTRNTSSSSNSIRHFFIALQSILAQKDALRAMVTSREWRSSAYSKEVKAKKFVDQVLDSKFWNQCTDIVKLIEPLVRVLRIVDSEDRAAMSFLYQAIYKVMEEMVKRFQKRKRVVDPYLKILDSQFEKHKQTTSGLLDVIERYAYGDADMISKLTSETRIFKNAEGDFGRQSAIRDRSTVMPDQWWESYGCGASNLQKLVIRVLSQSCSSSGCERNWSIFEHIHSKKRNRLEHQKLIDLVYEPNEKAFYDPICLDAFEDHLEWIMEDSPPFLTPGEVNSLRNDLANMSLQLALDDLDQLNLEDDRDDDEANNNYVENANETNPDVAPDLSDEERHPDFEITP